CCGGTATGTGCAGGGGCGGCAGCCATAATGCCGAACTTGCTCATGTCACGGCCAGCGTTTTTACCAGCAGCAACAGCTTGGTCACCAAGCCACTTACAAATGCCCGGTTCGGCAATTTGGAGGATAAGACCATCACCAACGCGGCCAGCAGAATCCAGCGCCTTAGGACCGTAAGCTGCAACCCACACAGGAAGCTCATAGCCGTTTGCCCATGGGAACTTCACTGGCTCAGGACACTCACCGTATTGCGCTTCTTCACCGCGGATAAGCGCTTTCACAACATGGGTGAACTCTTCCAGGCGCTTCAGCGGAGCAGGCTTCTTGCCCATCACACGCACAGCACTGTCACCACGGCCAAGACCGATGTCGAAACGACCATTGGACTGCTTGGCAAGAGAGCCGAACAGGCTTGCAGCGTGAGACCAGTCACGGGTGTTTGGGTTGGTCACACAGGGGCCAAAGCGCATGGTGGTGGTATGTTCCATACACATTGCCATGGCAACGAAGCTTTCGCGCCAAAGGATGTGGCTGTCGTAAAACCAGCAATACTTAAAACCAGCGTTTTCAGCTTGGCGAACCAGTGCTCTTGCGCGATCAGGTTCTACAAACCCTTTAAAACAAATACCAAAATCCATGAGTTCTCTCCTCCTCATTTGTGAAAATATGATTAGTGATCAGGTGCCCAGATGCGGATGCCCGCATGCGTGAAGGGCACAGCTTTGGAAATATTCTGACGAATTAAAATAGGGGTGATGGCCTCAATACAGCGGGCAGCCTTGGCATTGCCGCTGTTAAAAGTCTGCACATCCAGCTTTTTAACCAGCTCCATCACAACCTTACGGGCTGGAAGGCTGTCACCGCAGACCAAAATATCGCAGTTGATCGCCCAATCCAGATTGTTCAACGTAGTCGCAGAAACGTTATGCAACGCTCCGACAACTGGGATATCTGGACCAAGAAGGGCTTGTGCAGCTTCAGTGGCAGAACCTTCCGGGGGCATCTCAACCGTCTTCGGATCACCCGGCGCAAGAGGAACGACGATATCGATAAGGATCTTACCAGCCAAATGCGGCTTCAGTGCTTCAAGTGTCACGTTATGTGCAGCATAAGGCACAGCCAGCATTACGCATTCGCTCGCCGCAGCAACGGCTGCCTCATTGCCCATACCATCAATTTTGGCGGAGCCCGCAGGTAACTTGGTCATCAGATCATCGGCAATTTCTTTACCGCGTGCTGCATCCCGGGAGCCGAGTGCAACAGGAACACCTGCACGGGCAAACCTGAGTGCAAGCCCCTGACCCTGTGGTCCAGTTCCTCCGATAATAGCTAATGTCATCGGAACATGTCCTCCTTCTTTGATCTAATTAAATCTTGTGCGCAGCTCTCCGTGGACTGCCAATTGAGTCCGCGGAAAAGCACCACTGGCGTTTGTCCTGATTTGGTAATCACGAGCCCGGACGCAGCTGCCAGCTCATCAGCAAAAGCGGGTTCGGTAACACTCAGCATCCGTCCATGAGCGTCCGTATTGCCTTGTTCTTTTATGGTCGCGGGAACACCGCTGAGTCCAACTGTCACATTCACCTGGCCTAGTCGCCATGGACGCCCAAACGTATCTGTAATTGCAAAGCCGATCCGGGCATTGAAACGTTTTGAAAGTGCCTCCTGCATACGTTTGGCACTTGCGTCCGGGTCTTTGGGCAACAAAATCAGCGTCTCGTCTTTTCCGCTGTTGGATTCGTCAACTGCAGCATTGGCAGAAATAAATCCCAGATTATGCTCACAAATCATCGTCCCTTCAGGCTGATTGGGACGCTTGAAATGACGAACAACGCGGATGGATTCCTGCAAGATCACTTCCACTTTGCGAGCGTCTTTGCTCAGCTCATCCGCATAGCGCAGCGCCTCTTCAGAGGGCGTCACATCAGCCAGCGAAACAACACGGCCTTCTGCTTTGGAAAATATCTTATGAGCGGAGGTGAGAACGTCGCCATCTTGCAAAGACAAGCCAGCTGCCTCGATGGCATCACCAAGAATGGCAGCGAGATCATCCCCCGGTTGGATCTCAGGAATATTCGGAATGGCGTGTAGCGAAAGTGTATGCATCAAACAGCTCTCCGATCAGAGATTTTCTCCAAAAGCTGAGGCAAATGCTGGGTTAGATCTTCCATACGGTCTACGTCTTTTGAAAAGGGAGAGGAGGGTGCAATCACACAATCAATGTTGCGTGCTGCGGCTTGCGTTTGATGCTTGAGGAACGAATTGCTGCCATATGTGAACTCAATCGCATCTGGTGGTGTTGCGATCAGCACGTTAGTCCCGTAATCAAGCGCCGGGCAAAGCACGACGGATTTGGCAGAGGGACGCAGACCTAACAGCCGGTCAAACTCGCTTATATCCGGTGCTGCTATGTCGGCAGGCAGGACACAAAGGGTCGTGTAGGACCGTTCAATTGCCCAACTTGCCGCAAAGCTTAAAGCTTCATTGAGCCCGGTCTCAAAGCCCTCAAAAATCAAATGCAATCCCTGCGTATTTACATATTCCGCAATATCAACAGAGCTGGTTACCACTGCAATATCAAAGGGAACGCCGCTTTGTTGTTGAGCGGCCATTAAAAAGGTAAGGGTCTGAACAAACAGTTCTGCTGCGACTTCAGCGCGTTGATTTGAATCCAGATGGTCTGAGAGCCGTGTCTTTGCGCGGCTCAAATCTTTCATCGGCACGACTACGAGTGTTTGCGAGGTGGCATCAGTCATGCGCGCTGCTCCACACTTTCAGCTCCAAGCGTGTCCAGTACGCCAGAAACAGCAAGTAGCTCAGCAGCCAACCGCTTCTTGTCTTCCAATGTTTTCATTAGGATGGTGTCGAAGTGTGTACTAAGGCCAAGCGCGTTAATGGCTGATGCATGCGTTTTATCGAGATGGTCAAGGACAAAGCAATCCAAAAACTCGGCGTAAATCCGAGCAACACCAAGCGCAGTTGCGTCATGCCCCATGGACGCCAACATCTTGTCCGCAGGACCCTTCACAACGCCGCCATTGATGATCGGTGATACGCCAATTTTCGGCGCTTTTGCGGCTTTGATAGCCTCCAGTATGCCCGGAACCATCATGATTGGCAGGATGCTAACGAGAGGATTACTCGGTGCAACAACAATAAGGTCAGCACCCGCAATCGCACTCAGGGCTTCCTCGGTTGGTGTTGATTGCTCAATCCCATCGTAATGCAGTTTCAATACATCTGGTGCGCAGTGCTCTTTGACGAAATACTCCTGAAAACTCAACCAACCCGATGCGGTTCGTACTTTGGTTTGAACCGTGTCATCCGTTGGCAAAATCAAGTTGCACGTCAGGCCAAAGCTCTTGGCAATGTCAGCGGCGATATCAGTCGGGCGGTCACCGTTGTGACGGCGATTGGTGCGGTAGATATGAAGACCAAAATCCCGGTCACCTAGCGACATCCACGTATCCTTACCGAGCTTGCTCAAAGTCTCCAATGCACGGTGGCCTTCATCCGCAACACCCCAGCCTTGCTGCCGGTCAATTTCGCCAGCCAGCGTGTAGGTGAGAGTATCGATATCAGGTGACACCCAAAGCCCGTGAAAGGCTTCATCATCTGCAATGTTGCCGATGATTGAAAGCTCTACATTTTTAAGGTTGTAAAGACCTTCTGCCATCTTTGCGCCACCGACACCGCCAGCAATTAATACTACCTTGATTGCACCACCTAGGCTCATTCAACACCCCCAACAACTTTGGTGAGAGCAGGTTCACTCTCATCCAAAAAATAGAGAAGGCTTGAGTTGACGCGGGCCACAAGCGGTGCTTGCTTTTTCGGCAGGCCCTCGGAAAAATCGTTCAGCACATCGTAAACCGTATTGCGCTGTATAGGCGTTTTTCTGGCGTCCTGAATAACCTGACACATCTCAAAGGCAGTGATCTCCTGCCCATGGTCAGCACCAGCAGAGCGAGAGATGCTTTCGTTCATCAACGTGCCGCCCAGATCGTTGACGCCGCAGTTCAACAAATCAGAGGCAAACTCAGCGCCAAGCTTTGTCCAGGAGACCTGAATATTATCAATCCAACCATTGAGGATGATCCGCGCAACTGCATGCATCTTACGTACTTCAAGATCGGTTGGGCCGGGACGAACTTTGTCTGGATTATCAGTAAACAGCGGACTTTCAGAGTGCACGAAACTCAGAGGCACAAGCTCAGTAAATCCGCCTGTGTCTTTCTGAATATCCCGCAGCAAAGTCAGGTGCGCCGCCCAATGCTCTGGCCCATCAATATGACCGTACATAATGGTCGCGGTGGTTGGAATGCCAACCGTATGGGCGGCCTTGATGATCTCAACCCATTTTTCGGTGCTCAGCTTGTTACGGGTGAGCTGCTGGCGAATATCAGTGTCCAGAATTTCTGCCGCTGTGCCGGGCATGGACCCCAAGCCGCAATCCTTCAAGTCCTGAAGGAAATCCTCGTAACTTTGTTTGGTCTTTGATGCGCCATACCAAATCTCAAAAGGTGAGAACGCGTGGATGTGCATATCTGGCAAAGCTTTTTTGATCGCCAGCACAATCTCGCGATAATAGGTGCCAGACATTTTGGGGTGTAGGCCGCCCTGAATACACACCTCAGTCGCACCGCGAGTCCACGCTTCTTGTGAGCGAGCGACGATCTGCGCAGGTTCAAGCCATTCGGCTTCCGGGTCTTCCGTGCGTTTGGCAAAACCACAAAATTTGCAGCCCATGTAACAAACATTAGTGAAGTTGATGTTCCGATTGACCACGAACCCGACTTGATCGCCATTCGCCCGTTGCCGTAAAGTGTCTGCAACATACGCAATAGCCGGGAACTCGGCAGCACTGGCGCGAAACAAGCATTCGCCTTCAGCCTGTGAAATTTCAATACCAGCAAGGGCTTTACTCAAAATATCGGAGATAGGTGCACTCAATGGATGAGACGTGAGCCTATCAGAAGTTGATTTCGGGAAACTGTGAAGGGTCATACAGATCCTCCTGTCTGGAGCGTAGCAGAGGTATTCATTTGTTCCCAAAGCCCTTGCGATTTTGAAAGAACGGTTGGATCCACGAACTCGGATTTTTCCGCAAGATAACTTGGGTAAACGGCAAGGCGTTCTTCAAGCGTCTGGCCCGCGAGCTGAGTTGATTTGGAAAGTTCGTCAATCACTGGCCAGCGATGCTGCGGATTGATGAAATCGATGGTTACAGGTGAGATCCCGCCCCAATCATTGATCCCTGCGCCAAGGTATTCCATGTGCCGCTCACTCAGGTTTGGAGGGGCTTGAAGGCTGATGTCAGGAGAGAGGATCAGGCGCGCAACAGCCAGTGTGCGCAGCATGTCGTCAAGCGTGGGCTCAGGATGGTTTTCCATGCCAATACCCGGTTTTCGTTGGAAATTCTGGATGATAACTTCCTGAATGTGACCGTATTGAGCATGGCTTTCATTAATGGCCTCAAGCGCTTCAATGCGCTCCTCCCATGTCTCACCAATGCCAATCAACAGACCAGTCGTAAATGGTATTTTTTTCTGACCGGCTCGCTCAAGCGTACGCAAACGTTGAACTGGAGATTTGTCGGGGCAAGCAAAATGCGGCTGGCCTTCCTTCATCAGCCGTTTGCTGGTGGTTTCCAGCATCATGCCCATGGAGGCCGCGTAGGGACGAAGCTGATCAATTTCGTCATCGCTAAGAGTACCCGCATTCACATGCGGGAGCAGGGTGGTTTCAGAGAGGACCATCTCGCAAGCATCCGCCAGATAGCTGGTCATGGAGTTGTAACCAAGCTGGGCC
The window above is part of the Pseudovibrio sp. Tun.PSC04-5.I4 genome. Proteins encoded here:
- a CDS encoding TIGR03842 family LLM class F420-dependent oxidoreductase, with translation MDFGICFKGFVEPDRARALVRQAENAGFKYCWFYDSHILWRESFVAMAMCMEHTTTMRFGPCVTNPNTRDWSHAASLFGSLAKQSNGRFDIGLGRGDSAVRVMGKKPAPLKRLEEFTHVVKALIRGEEAQYGECPEPVKFPWANGYELPVWVAAYGPKALDSAGRVGDGLILQIAEPGICKWLGDQAVAAGKNAGRDMSKFGIMAAAPAHTGTLEEGIEKTKWFPAMVGNHVADIVEKYGSNTDQVPSSLTSYIENRRGYDYSKHGQSDNPFLDFITDDIVESFAVLGPPENHIKKLNQLKDAGVTQFNIYLDSGDEEKIIADYGEKIIPVFEAENAKTLETVG
- the npdG gene encoding NADPH-dependent F420 reductase, with amino-acid sequence MTLAIIGGTGPQGQGLALRFARAGVPVALGSRDAARGKEIADDLMTKLPAGSAKIDGMGNEAAVAAASECVMLAVPYAAHNVTLEALKPHLAGKILIDIVVPLAPGDPKTVEMPPEGSATEAAQALLGPDIPVVGALHNVSATTLNNLDWAINCDILVCGDSLPARKVVMELVKKLDVQTFNSGNAKAARCIEAITPILIRQNISKAVPFTHAGIRIWAPDH
- the cofE gene encoding coenzyme F420-0:L-glutamate ligase; this translates as MHTLSLHAIPNIPEIQPGDDLAAILGDAIEAAGLSLQDGDVLTSAHKIFSKAEGRVVSLADVTPSEEALRYADELSKDARKVEVILQESIRVVRHFKRPNQPEGTMICEHNLGFISANAAVDESNSGKDETLILLPKDPDASAKRMQEALSKRFNARIGFAITDTFGRPWRLGQVNVTVGLSGVPATIKEQGNTDAHGRMLSVTEPAFADELAAASGLVITKSGQTPVVLFRGLNWQSTESCAQDLIRSKKEDMFR
- the cofC gene encoding 2-phospho-L-lactate guanylyltransferase, with protein sequence MTDATSQTLVVVPMKDLSRAKTRLSDHLDSNQRAEVAAELFVQTLTFLMAAQQQSGVPFDIAVVTSSVDIAEYVNTQGLHLIFEGFETGLNEALSFAASWAIERSYTTLCVLPADIAAPDISEFDRLLGLRPSAKSVVLCPALDYGTNVLIATPPDAIEFTYGSNSFLKHQTQAAARNIDCVIAPSSPFSKDVDRMEDLTQHLPQLLEKISDRRAV
- the cofD gene encoding 2-phospho-L-lactate transferase, encoding MSLGGAIKVVLIAGGVGGAKMAEGLYNLKNVELSIIGNIADDEAFHGLWVSPDIDTLTYTLAGEIDRQQGWGVADEGHRALETLSKLGKDTWMSLGDRDFGLHIYRTNRRHNGDRPTDIAADIAKSFGLTCNLILPTDDTVQTKVRTASGWLSFQEYFVKEHCAPDVLKLHYDGIEQSTPTEEALSAIAGADLIVVAPSNPLVSILPIMMVPGILEAIKAAKAPKIGVSPIINGGVVKGPADKMLASMGHDATALGVARIYAEFLDCFVLDHLDKTHASAINALGLSTHFDTILMKTLEDKKRLAAELLAVSGVLDTLGAESVEQRA
- the cofH gene encoding 5-amino-6-(D-ribitylamino)uracil--L-tyrosine 4-hydroxyphenyl transferase CofH — encoded protein: MTLHSFPKSTSDRLTSHPLSAPISDILSKALAGIEISQAEGECLFRASAAEFPAIAYVADTLRQRANGDQVGFVVNRNINFTNVCYMGCKFCGFAKRTEDPEAEWLEPAQIVARSQEAWTRGATEVCIQGGLHPKMSGTYYREIVLAIKKALPDMHIHAFSPFEIWYGASKTKQSYEDFLQDLKDCGLGSMPGTAAEILDTDIRQQLTRNKLSTEKWVEIIKAAHTVGIPTTATIMYGHIDGPEHWAAHLTLLRDIQKDTGGFTELVPLSFVHSESPLFTDNPDKVRPGPTDLEVRKMHAVARIILNGWIDNIQVSWTKLGAEFASDLLNCGVNDLGGTLMNESISRSAGADHGQEITAFEMCQVIQDARKTPIQRNTVYDVLNDFSEGLPKKQAPLVARVNSSLLYFLDESEPALTKVVGGVE
- the cofG gene encoding 7,8-didemethyl-8-hydroxy-5-deazariboflavin synthase CofG, with the translated sequence MLTADQARQLGNARGTDLANLMQQAVWLKKQYWGNTVTYSRKVFVPLTNMCRDTCTYCTFVKHPSSPEANVMTLEQVMKTARAGEATSCKELLFSLGEKPELRYEQAKAALAQLGYNSMTSYLADACEMVLSETTLLPHVNAGTLSDDEIDQLRPYAASMGMMLETTSKRLMKEGQPHFACPDKSPVQRLRTLERAGQKKIPFTTGLLIGIGETWEERIEALEAINESHAQYGHIQEVIIQNFQRKPGIGMENHPEPTLDDMLRTLAVARLILSPDISLQAPPNLSERHMEYLGAGINDWGGISPVTIDFINPQHRWPVIDELSKSTQLAGQTLEERLAVYPSYLAEKSEFVDPTVLSKSQGLWEQMNTSATLQTGGSV